AAGACGTCCTGCCCGTCGCACTCGGCGTTCGGGATGCCGTAGGCGTCGCCGCGGCGGTACATGTCGCGGATCGACGACGCGCGGTCGACGGCGGTGCCCATGCCGTAGCGGTTGTTCTCGATCACGTACACGGCCGGCAGCTTCCACAGCCCGGCCATGTTGAGCGCCTCGTGGAACGCGCCGGTGTTGGGCACGCTGTCGCCCATGAAGCACACGCACACCTGGTCGCCGCCGCGGTACTTGATCGCGTAGGCGACGCCGGTGCCTAACGGCACGTGCGCGCCGACGATGCCGTGGCCGCCGAGGAAGTTGGTGCGGGCGTCGAAGAGGTGCATCGACCCGCCCTTGCCGCCGACCACGCCGCCCGACCGCCCGAAGAGCTCGGCCATCACCGCCCTGGCCGAGATGCCGCGGGCGAGCGCCTGGCCGTGGTCCCGGTAGGTGGTGATCACGTAGTCGTCGGGGCGGAGCACGCTCATCGCGCCCGCGCTCACCGCCTCCTGCCCGATGTAGAGGTGGCAGAAGCCGCCGATCTTGCCGATCGCGTAGGCCTCGGCCGTGCGCTCTTCGAAGCGGCGCTGGAGGAGCATCGAGCGCAGGAGGGCGCGGTTGAGCTCGGCGTCGCCGGCGGGGTCGGGGGCGTGCGACGGGGCGTCGAGGACGGCGGTCGCGCCGTTCGCGCTTGCGGTGGGGGTGGCCATAGCGTGTCGAATGGGCCAGGAATCAGTGAGATGTCATCCTGAAGAGCGCAGCGACGAAGGATCTTGTGTGCGGTCCGAGGAGTGGATTGCCGTCAGGCGGGCACCGCCGCGTCCCGTACGTCCCCACAACCGGGAGAGAAGATCCTTCGCTACGCTCAGGATGACATGGGGCGATCAGGAGGACGGACAGCGCACACCCACACCTCGCGCGAACTTCAGGCCACCGCGCCCTGCGCGGCCTGGACCTGCTCCCACGCGTGATAGCTGGAGCGCACGAGCGGCGCGCTCTCGACGTGGCGGAAGCCGAGGTCCATGCCGACCTCGTAAAACCAGCGGAAGTCCTCGGGCGTGACGTAGCGGTCGAGC
This is a stretch of genomic DNA from Gemmatimonadetes bacterium T265. It encodes these proteins:
- the pdhA gene encoding pyruvate dehydrogenase E1 component subunit alpha, which gives rise to MATPTASANGATAVLDAPSHAPDPAGDAELNRALLRSMLLQRRFEERTAEAYAIGKIGGFCHLYIGQEAVSAGAMSVLRPDDYVITTYRDHGQALARGISARAVMAELFGRSGGVVGGKGGSMHLFDARTNFLGGHGIVGAHVPLGTGVAYAIKYRGGDQVCVCFMGDSVPNTGAFHEALNMAGLWKLPAVYVIENNRYGMGTAVDRASSIRDMYRRGDAYGIPNAECDGQDVFAVRAAMREAVDRARTEKVPTLLEVLTYRFMGHSMSDAVSGTYRSKAELDEELKRDPIVQLRARMQERGQIDDAGVQALDDEAKAEVQDAWDFADASPEPGPDALHDHVLVDTTS